The nucleotide window TACCCTAAAACCTGCGAATTTAGCCAGAAACGCCACCTGCTGGCCCACATGCCCACCACCTAAAACGACCACTTCCGGTTCGGGCAGCACCGGTTCTAGAAACAGGGTGACCGCCCCTTCCCCTGTCTCTATCCTTTCCAGGCGGGGACGGCGTTCGGCTAAAACTTGAGATGCCACTTCCCCTAGATAGTCATCCAACCGGGACGAGGCCGGACTGCCACGATGAGCCGCGGCTGTCCAGAGGTAATGATCCCCTACCGCCACTCCCGTTGGTCTTCCTTCTATTCCGACCACCGTTGCGGCTACAGCCTGCCCCCCGGCTTCCAGGGTATCCAGCAGCCGCCGGAAAAAAGCCAATTTATCCTGAGTCATCAGGCCGTACTACCTCCCGCCTTTAGGGCATACCTCTGCATGGCGGCCCTTAAACTATTCCACATATTTCTGCCGGCTTCCATCAATACAGAAATCCACAAACTCCGCCATGGTGTCGACTACAACATGGGGTCGGGCGGCCAGGAGCAGTTCCCTGGGGATCTTGCTCCAGGTGGCGGCTACACTAGTGACCCCCGCCGCCCGGGCAGCCATTATATCGTGGGGACTGTCGCCGATCATGGCCACTGCCGCCGGCGAAAGACCTAACAGTTCAACGCCGCGCAGGACGGGCTCCGGATCGGGCTTGTGGCTGCCGACGTCTTCCATGGTGACCACTACTGGGAAAAAGTCTTTGAGGTTAAAAAGGCGAAGACCGTAAAGGGTGGTATCCCGCACGCGGGAAGTAACTATACCGAGTTTGATGCCGGCAGCCTTAAGGTACTCTAATCCTTCCCGCACCCCGGGGCAGAGGCGTACCAGGTCGTCGAAGTGTTCTTCGCTGAAGCGGCGATAAACTTCGATCATTTCGTTAACGAGTTCGGGACGGTCCGGCATAAAAGCTAGGAGGCCGTCCCTTAAGGGTATACCGAAATAGGGATACACCTCCTCCGGTTTTACAGTGCGGCCCAGATACGGTTTCAGGGTATGTTGAAAGGACTTGATCACCAGCTCGGTGGTATCAACCAGGGTGCCGTCGAAATCAAACAATACGCCGGAAAACATTGTCGCCATAACCGACCCCGCCTTCACTCATTCTGCCGTCCTTTTCCTACAGGCGCTCTTTCAACAGCCGGTTTACCAGGCTGGGATTGGCCTTGCCCTTAGTTGCCTTCATTACCTGTCCCACCAGATAGCCCAGGGCCTTCTCTTTGCCGTTGCGGTAGTCCTCGACTACGCTCGGATTGGCGGCCAGAACCTCCTCCACGATGCGGGTCAGGGCGGCCTCGTCGCTGATCTGGACTAGCCCCTTTTCTTCAACGATCTGACGCGCCCCTTTACCGCTGGCAAACATTTCCTCCAGGACCTGTTTGGCTATCTTTCCGCTGATGGTCCCGTCCTTTTGTAACTGCAGGAGACTCGCCAGTTCTTCCGGAGGTACGGGCGACTGCCGCGGTTCCAGGTCAGCGGCGTTTAACAGGCGTAAGAAATCCCCCATGAGCCAGTTGCTGACGGTCTTGGCGTCGGGGTAAAGGGCAACCACCCGGTCAAAATAGTCGGCCAGGTCCCGGGAGCTGGTAATCACCCCGGCATCGTACGCCGGCAGGCCGTAATCTTCAATTAAGCGACGGCAACGGGCGTCGGGCAGCTCCGGCAGTTCCCGGCGTACCCGCTCGATCCAGGCAGCGTCGATTTCCAGGGGTACCAGGTCGGGGTCGGGGAAATACCGGTAATCCTGGGCTTCTTCTTTCGTTCGCATGACGTAGGTTACATTGCGGCTCTCATCCCAGGCCATGGTAGCCTGCTCAACACGACCGCCGCTTTCCAGGATGGCTATTTGCCGTTCGATCTCGTACTCCAGGGCCCGTTGCAGGGAGCGGAAGGAGTTCAAGTTCTTCACTTCCGTTTTGGTACCGAAGGTCTGGCTTCCCCGGGGCCGCACCGACACATTGGCGTCGCAGCGCAGCGATCCTTCTTCCATTTTGCAGTCGGACACGTCGAGATACTGGAGGATGGTACGCAGCTTTTCCATATAGGCCCGGGCCTCGGCCGGCGAACGCAGGTCCGGTTCAGAAACGATCTCTAAAAGGGGCACCCCCGTCCGGTTGTAATCTACCAGGGAATAGCCCCCGTCGGGGCTGTCGACGTGGATTAATTTGCCAGCATCTTCTTCCATATGCACCCTGGTAATACCGATGACCCGTTCTTTACCGTCAACATTGATGGTCAAATATCCCCCCCTGGCCAGGGGTAGGTCGTACTGGGATATCTGGTAGTTTTTCGGCAGATCGGGATAATAATAATTCTTGCGGTCGAACTTGCAAAAGCTTGCCACCTGGCAGTTCAGGGCCAGGGCGGTTTTCAGGCCGAACTCCACCACCCGCCGGTTAATGACCGGCAGCACCCCGGGCAGCCCCAGGCAGACGGGGCAGACATGAGTGTTGGGTTCACCGCCGAAGGCCGTAGTACAGCTGCAGAAAGCCTTGGCATTTGTTTTCAATTCTACATGGACTTCTAGACCGATTACCGCTTCGTATTCCACTTTAAGCCACTCCCAGTTCCGGCCGCCGCCGGTGATATTCGGTTGCTTGTTCAAAGGCGTAGGCCACCCGCAAAAGGGTTGCCTCATCAAAGGCCTTACCTATCAATTGCAGACCTACAGGCAGACCCTGGCTGAAACCGCAGGGTAAGGAAATAGCCGGCAGTCCCGCCATGTTGATGGGTATGGTGCACAAATCGGACAAGTACATGGCCAGGGGATCCCCCGCCTTTTCTCCCAGGCGGAAAGCCACCGTCGGTGAAGTGGGAGTCGCCAGAACATCGTATTTGGTAAAGGCGTTTTCAAAGTCTTTAAGGATCAGGGTTCTGACCTTTAAGGCCTTTAAGTAACAAGCGTCATAATAACCTGAGCTTAAGGCATAGGTGCCCAGCATGATACGCCGCTTGACCTCCGGTCCAAAGCCCTGGCTCCTGGTATTCATATACATTTCCACAATATCCCTACCCGGCACCCGGAGGCCAAAGCCTACACCGTCGTAACGGGCCAGGTTGGAGGAAGCCTCCGCCGGGGCTACCAGGTAGTAAGCCGGCAGGGCATATTCCGTATGGGGCAGGGAAGTCTCTTCGCAGACGGCCCCTAATTCTTCCAGTTTGTTAATGGCCCGGCGGACGACATTTTCCACCTCGGGTTCTATGCCGGTACCGAAATACTCCCGCGGTATACCTATTTTTAAACCCTTTATATCCGGCCACAGGGTGGCACGGTAGTCAGGTACCGGTACGTCGGCTGACGTGGAATCCAGGGGATCGTGACCGGCAATGACCCCCAGGACCAGGGCGCAGTCGGTAACGTCCCGAGTGACGGGGCCGATCTGATCCAGGGACGAGGCGAAGGCCACCAGGCCGTAACGCGACACCCGCCCATAGGTCGGCTTCATACCGACGACGCCGCAGAAGGAGGCTGGCTGGCGGATAGAGCCCCCGGTATCAGATCCCAGTGTATAATAAGCTTCTCCGGCGGCCACGGCCGCTACCGAACCGCCGCTGGACCCCCCCGGCACCCTTTCCAGATCCCAGGGGTTCCGGGTAGGGAAGAAGCTTGAGTTTTCCGTTGAGGAACCCATAGCAAACTCGTCCATATTGAGCTTGCCGAGGATTACCGCTCCGGCTTTTTTAAGGCGATTGACCACCGTGGCGTCATAGGGCGGTATCCACTCGGCCAGCATCCGGGAAGCGCAGGTCGTCCGCACTCCTTCGGTGCATAGGTTGTCCTTCAAGGCCATGGGCACGCCGGCAAGAATACCAGGGTCTTCGCCCCGGGCGCGGGCCGCATCAACGGCCCTGGCCTGCTCCAGGGCCTGTTCGGCCGTCCGGGTTAAAAAGGCTCGGACACGACCGTCTACAACTTCTATGCGTTCCAGCATGGCTTCGGTGACTTCAACGGCGCTCACCTCGCGGCGCCGCAAAAGATCGCCCACTTCATGGGCGGTCAAATTATGTAAATCCATTTTCCTAACCTCCAGGTCTAAACTACCCGCGGCACTTTAAACTGGCCTTCACTGGCCGCCGGTGCCCCGGCCAGGGCCTTCTCCCGGGGTAGCCCAGGTCGTACCACGTCTTCGCGGAATACATTGCGTAAAGGCAGTACGTGGGCCGTGGGCTCCACGTCCGTGGTATCCAGGGCGTTCAATTTGTCCATATATTCCAGGATAGCATTTAGCTGCTCGGTGTAGGCCGCCTTCTCCTCAGGAGAGAGCTTCAGGCGGGCCAACAGGGCGACGTGTTCTACCTCGGCTGTCGTGATAGGCATATATAATATAACCACCTTTTTAAGGATTTTGCCTAATTATAACAAACGGGGCATCAGGGAGCAATTGCGAGTTAAAAGTTTTAAAGCCATGAGGCGAGTTCAAAATCTGCTGCAAAGGGATTAACAAAAGAGATGCCTTCTAAAATAGAACCAGTGGCAAAATCCTCACTAAAAACAGTACTAATTTGATTAAGACGGGCCGTAGCCCATATCTGGGCATCCCAGTATGATAGTTGATATTCGCGAACACCCCGTACGGCTTCAATTATAATTAACGGCGTTACATCTAAAACGGTCCAAGAAGCAAGGTAATTTTGAATCCGTTTTTGTGCCTGTTCTAAAGTTAATGGTTCTTTAATTTTACGGGTTACAGTAACAAAAAACTCTGCCAGAACTTGCGCACTGATGGCACCTATCTTCCTGGTCGCTAATAAATCAAGGATTTGTAGGGCCTTTACTTGTTTTTCTGGTTCAGAACGATCATAGGCATATACCATAACATTGGTATCAACAAATATGCTAGCGTTCATACAGATCTTCCCGCTTCCATGTGCGCTGTCCTTTAGCCGGTCCTTGTTTAATTAATTGCTGGATAAATTTTTTTTCTTCCTCCCACGCTCTAACATCTTTTTTTTGCCATTTAGCGGTACTTATATGACTGGTAATTGCACGGCGGACCAGTTCCGCTTCTGTTATCCCCATTTCCTTGGCCTTTTGTTTTAGAATAAAATTCTGTTCAGCATTGAGATATAACTGCTTACGTATCATACGTTCCATTAGTTTTTCACCTCTTTCGTTTGTACATTATATTATACATTATCTGCTAATTCAACTATACCTCCTTCAATAATTCCTTTAACTCTGTAACATCTATCACCGGCACCCCCAGTTCCCGGGCGCGGGTGTACTTGGAGCCCGGCTTTTCGCCGGCCACCAGGTAATCGGTCTTTTTGCTCACGCTGCTTACAACCTTGCCCCCGGCGCGGGTAATGAGCTCTTCTGCTTCCTGGCGGGTAAGGCCCGGCAGGGTACCGGTGATGACAAAGGTCTTGCCGCTTAAAGGCCCGGCCGGAGCGGCCGCTCTTTCAGCTTCCATTCGTACCCCGGCTTTTTTCAGCTTCTCCAGGACGGCCAGATTTCTCGGTTCGGCAAAAAATTCCCGAATACTCTCAGCAATACGGGGGCCTATATCGGGCAGGGAGGTCAATTCCTCCTCTGAGGCCGCGATTAGCTTCTCCAAGGAGCCGAAGTGGCTGGCCAGGGTCCGCGCCGCCCGCTCGCCCACATGGCGAATGCCCAGGCCGAAAAGCAGGCGTTCCAGGGGCCTGTCCTTGGCTGCGGCAATGGCCGCAATGAGGTTGCCGGCCGACTGCTCGCCAAAGCGCTCCAGCTTTAACAGGTCTTCCTTTTGCAGGTAGTAGAGGTCGGCCGCATCACGGATGAGGCCGGCCTCCAGGAGTTGGGCGACGATGGCAGGGCCCAGGCCCTGGATGTCCATGGCTCCCCTGGAGGCAAAGTGGATGATCCCTTCCAGGACCTGGGCCGGGCAGGCTAAACCCCCGGTACAGCGGTGGGCCGCTTCTCCCGGCGGGCGAACTACTGCCGCGCCGCAGGCCGGGCACTTCTCCGGCATAGTAAAAACCTCTTCCGCTCCGGTACGATATTCGGGCAGTACCTCCACCACTTCCGGGATGATGTCGCCGGCCTTCTGGATAACCACCGTGTCGCCGATTCTAATGTCCTTTTCCCGGATGTAGTCTTCATTATGCAAGGTAGCCCGGCTGACGGTAGTTCCGGCCAGGCGCACCGGCGTTAATACAGCTGTTGGTGTCAGGACGCCCGTGCGCCCTACCCGGAGGATAATCTCTTCCACCCGGGTCGTAGCCTGCTCGGCCGGGAATTTATAGGCCACGGCCCAGCGCGGTGCTTTGGCCGTCGCGCCCAGGACGGGATGCAGGGCCAGGTCGTTAACCTTGATCACCAGGCCGTCGATTTCATAGGGCAAGGCAGCACGGCGCTCCGGTGTCCAGGCCTTTATTTCTGCCAGCACAGCCTGGATGTCCCGGGCCAGGAAGCGGTAGGGGTTGACGGGCAGACCCAGTTCGGCCAGGAAGTCCAGGGCGGCGGCCTGGGTAGCAACTTGTGCCCCGGTGACGCTGATAACCTGGTAAACGAAAAGGCTTAAATTGCGGCTGGCCGTAACTTTGGGATCCAGCTGGCGCAGAGATCCGGCCGCGGCATTGCGGGGGTTGGCGAAGAGGGGCTCCCCGGCCTCTTCCCGTTCGGCGTTCAGGCGGGCAAAGGCTGCCTTGGGCATGTAGACTTCCCCCCGCACTACCAGGTAGGGCAGGGGGCGCCGCAAGCGCAGGGGAAGCAACGGGATGGTCCGTAGATTCGCCGTTACCTCTTCTCCCACCTGGCCGTCGCCCCGGGTGGCCCCCAGGCTAAAAACCCCGTCAATATAGGTGAGGGCCACCGTCAGGCCGTCTATCTTGGGCTCGATAAGATAGGACACCTCTCCGCCGGTTATTTCCCGCACCCGGCGGTCGAAATCCAGCAAATCACCTTCATTGAAGGCGTCATTTAAACTCAATAAAACTTCCGGATGCCGGACGGGGTTGAATTCTTCCCGGGGCGCTCCGCCTACCCGCTGGCTGGGAGAATCCGGTGTCAGGAGTTCCGGGTAGGTTTCTTCCAGGGCTATTAATTCCTGCATCAGGGTGTCGTATTCCCGGTCGCTGATCACCGGCTGGTCGAGGACATAGTAGCGGTAATTGTGTTCTTCGATCAGGCGCCGCAGTTCTTCTACCCTCTGCCGGGCCTCAGCCAGATCCATACAATCTCCCCTTTATACGAAAATCGCCAGGTTGATATTTATGCCTCTACACCTTTCTAACGGGAGCGTAGCGGACCATGAGGTGCTTGATACCCTTTTCGGGGAAGGCTACGCTGATAACTGTATCCTCGCCTTCGCCACTGATTTTTACAACAACGCCGAGGCCAAAACTATTATGCTGGACTTTATCCCCCAGTTGCCAGTCATACTGGACCCGGGGAGCCGTCTCGCTCCCGTGCCGGCTCTGCTGGCTGCCGGTCATACCACCACCGGGATTTGCCGGCCCGGCTTGTCCATCCCTGGCAATTAAATCAGGCGGTATTTCCGCCAGGAAACGGGAAGGAGGGTTGCTCATGGTACTGCCGTAAAGGTTGCGGGTCCAGGCATGGGTCAGGTAGAGGACTTCCTTCGCCCTGGTCATACCCACATAGCAGAGACGGCGTTCTTCCTCCATTTCCTCCGGGTCCTCCAGGGAGCGAAAGTGGGGGAAAACCCCTTCCTCCAGGCCCGCCAGGAAGACCACCGGGAACTCCAGGCCCTTGGCCGTATGCATGGTCATGAAGACCACGGCGTTACCGCCGCTGTAGGTATCGCTTTCGGCCACCAGGGCCACCTGGGCCAGGAAATCGGCGAGCTCAGTTTTCTCACTACCCTGGTCGTAATTCCTGGTGACCGTCAGGAACTCCTTTAAGTTTTCCAGCCGCGCCTGGGCTTCCGGCGTTTTCTCCGCTTCTAACTCGGCCTGGTAACCGGTTTCCCGCAAAATGGCGGTCACCATAGCCGTTATTGTTAAGTTTTCCTGCTGCTGGCGCAGGTTATCCAGCAGGGTTATCATTTCCTGGAGGGCCTGCCGTCCTTTAGCGGGAATACCGGGGATGTTCTCCAACTGCTGTAAAGCCCGGTAAAGGCTTAACCCCCTGCTCGCAGCAAAGGCTTCCAGGCGGGCCAGGGAGGTTTCGCCGATACCCCGCCGCGGGACATTGATAATCCTTAAGAGGCTCGTGGCGTCATCGGGGTTGGCTATCACCCTTAAGTAGGCCAGGATGTCCTTGATCTCTTTCCGCTGGTAGAATTTCAAGCCGCCGACGATTTCATAGGGAATACCCGCCTGGAGGAAGGCCTCTTCTAAAGCCCGCGACTGGGCATGGGTACGGTAGAGAACGGCAAAATCGCTGAAGGGCCGGCTTTCCTGGGTGTGGCGGCGGTAAATTTCAGCAGCAATATAATTACCTTCATCGCGTTCATCATTGGCGCTGTAAAGGTGCAGCAGTTCCCCTTCCCGACGCCGCGTCCAGAGCCGTTTTTCCTTGCGGCCCACATTATGCTGGATAACGGCATTGGCCGCCTTGAGGATGGGCTGGGTGGAGCGGTAATTCTCCTCCAGGAGGATTACCCGGGCATTGGGAAAATCCTCTTCAAAGGCCAGGATATTACCGATGTCGGCCCCGCGCCAGCCGTAAATGCCCTGGTCCGGGTCGCCGACGACGCAGAGGTTTTCACCTTTACCGGCCAGCAGGCGCACCAGGACATACTGGGCATGGTTGGTATCCTGGTACTCGTCCACCAGGATATGCTGCCAGCGCTGCTGGTAGTAACGCAAAATCAGGGGGTTATTCTGCCACAGGGCTACCGTCTGCATGATGAGGTCATCAAAATCCATGGCATTGGCGGCTTTAAGCCGCTCCTGGTAGCGACGGTAGATAATACCCTGCTGCTGTTCTTTTACAGTAGCGCTCCAGCTCAGGTATTGTTCGGGTGTCTGCAAGGAGTTTTTAGCATTGCTGATAACATGGGCTACCGAGCGGGGCGGGAACTTTTTCTCATCCAGGTTTAGTTCCTTTAAAACCTCGCGAAGGACGGCCTGCTGGTCGTCGGTGTCGTAAATGGTGAAATTGGGCCGGTAACCCAAGAGGTGTCCGTCCCGCCGCAAAATACGCACGCAGGCCGAATGGAAGGTGCTGACCTGGAGGCGCCGGGCCGCGTTACCCACCAGCCCCTCCAGGCGTTCCTTCATTTCCTGGGCCGCTTTATTGGTAAAGGTCACCGCCAGGATATTTTCCGGCGCCACCCCTTCCTGGATGAGGGAGGCTACCCGGTAGGTCAAAACCCTGGTTTTGCCGCTTCCGGCACCGGCCAACACCAGGAGGGGCGCACCGCGGTGCTTTACGGCTTCTTGCTGGGGCTTGTTAAGTAAAGCCATAAAGTCTGCCAAGATCTTCACACTCCCAAACATAACTTATATTCGCCCCCATAGATAAAAAACCTGCTACGCGGTTCTTTTCTTTCTCTCCATCCAGGGAAGGGTTGCATATAATGCAGCAGAGAATAAAGTATATGTGAGGTGAACAAATTGTTCATAAGGGACGCCGAGAAGCAAAAAATCAGCCTGAAGGCTCCACAGCAAGAGATAGGCATTGAGGCTGCCCTGACCGACCTGGAAGAAGATTACCAGGAAGGCGAGAAAAATGTCTCCAGCCAGCTGGCTGGCAGTACCCCTGAAGCCGCAGAAGAAGACCCGCCATACCCAACGTCAGGCCAAGACCAGAACCAGCCCCTGACCCTGGCCGCCCACAGCCAGGCCCTCTTCCGGGAAGCTATATTAAACGGCACCGTTAACCAGGTGCTGGACGAGTTGCGGGTATGGATCGAGAAAATCAGGGCTTTTTTGATGTATGCCGATACCGGTATCGAGACTGCCGGTAACATTGTTAACATCGCCAAAGGTACCCTGGAAAAGGAACTGGGCCTGGCTTCAGCCGCCAGTACCGCCAGCACCACTTCTATGCATATACCGGCTTCATCCTTACAATTAGTGTGGAATCTCATTCGTACCCCGGAATTCCAGCAATTTACCGGCCGTATGCTGGCCCAGGTCCTAAAGATGGGCCTCAACCCGCCCCCGCAAGGAGAAAGCTCTGGCTAAAGCCAGAGCTTTCTCCTTTGACAAAAGGCCCTACGCGGGCCGGTGATATTTTGGTCGCCAGACTTAGGATCTGGTGAGATTATACCTTGCCTCTTCTAAATATAAATAGTCCTCCTCCGGCCTACCAATCCAGCAGGCGCTTTTCTCCTTCCAGGGCGCGGATGTCTGTCACGTCCTGGGTGACCTCCACCACGCCCCGGTAGCGGCCCTCAGCGTCGCGCACGGCGAAATAACGAATATGAATGAAGCGGCCGTTCATGGTTAGCCAGAATTCAGCCTCACTCCTGGTACCGTCGCGGAATTCAGCCAGAATCTTCTCCACCACATGAACGCTGGCCGGGGGGTGGCAGTTCTGCACTTTACGGCCGATGATAGCCGGGCTGCGGGTAAAAATGCGGTGCTTACCGGCGGAATAATAGCGCATGACGTCATTTTCATCGACAAAAGTTACGTCAACGGGTAAATGGGTGAGGAGGAGGTTCACCTGTTCGGGAGTAAGCCTGCCCGTGGCCAATTCCAACTCCTCCGTCCCGGTCTCTCTTTTTTGTCCCCCGGCGCTCTGCTCCCCTTCTCCCTGGGGGTTCCATACATTCCCGGGAGTAACTAGGGTATAACCTATTTCCTCTTCACCCCGGCGTACCTCCACCCAGTCGGAGGGTGTAAGTTTTTCCAGGGCCATGGGGAAGAGGATGCTTTCTTCCTTATTAATCATTTCCCCTATAGCCGTGAGCAGTTCGTTTCCCTGGTTGATAACAGTAGCCAGATCATCTTCATCCACGGCACGGGTTACCTTTTTCAACATAGCCCGGATATCGTCGTGGAGCTGCCACATGACCTTGGGCGGGCCGTATACTCCCCGCCGTTCCAGCAGCGGAAACAGCTGGTGCTCCTTGCGGAGGTAATGTTTGTC belongs to Moorella humiferrea and includes:
- a CDS encoding HAD family hydrolase; translation: MATMFSGVLFDFDGTLVDTTELVIKSFQHTLKPYLGRTVKPEEVYPYFGIPLRDGLLAFMPDRPELVNEMIEVYRRFSEEHFDDLVRLCPGVREGLEYLKAAGIKLGIVTSRVRDTTLYGLRLFNLKDFFPVVVTMEDVGSHKPDPEPVLRGVELLGLSPAAVAMIGDSPHDIMAARAAGVTSVAATWSKIPRELLLAARPHVVVDTMAEFVDFCIDGSRQKYVE
- the gatB gene encoding Asp-tRNA(Asn)/Glu-tRNA(Gln) amidotransferase subunit GatB, whose protein sequence is MEYEAVIGLEVHVELKTNAKAFCSCTTAFGGEPNTHVCPVCLGLPGVLPVINRRVVEFGLKTALALNCQVASFCKFDRKNYYYPDLPKNYQISQYDLPLARGGYLTINVDGKERVIGITRVHMEEDAGKLIHVDSPDGGYSLVDYNRTGVPLLEIVSEPDLRSPAEARAYMEKLRTILQYLDVSDCKMEEGSLRCDANVSVRPRGSQTFGTKTEVKNLNSFRSLQRALEYEIERQIAILESGGRVEQATMAWDESRNVTYVMRTKEEAQDYRYFPDPDLVPLEIDAAWIERVRRELPELPDARCRRLIEDYGLPAYDAGVITSSRDLADYFDRVVALYPDAKTVSNWLMGDFLRLLNAADLEPRQSPVPPEELASLLQLQKDGTISGKIAKQVLEEMFASGKGARQIVEEKGLVQISDEAALTRIVEEVLAANPSVVEDYRNGKEKALGYLVGQVMKATKGKANPSLVNRLLKERL
- the gatA gene encoding Asp-tRNA(Asn)/Glu-tRNA(Gln) amidotransferase subunit GatA, whose protein sequence is MDLHNLTAHEVGDLLRRREVSAVEVTEAMLERIEVVDGRVRAFLTRTAEQALEQARAVDAARARGEDPGILAGVPMALKDNLCTEGVRTTCASRMLAEWIPPYDATVVNRLKKAGAVILGKLNMDEFAMGSSTENSSFFPTRNPWDLERVPGGSSGGSVAAVAAGEAYYTLGSDTGGSIRQPASFCGVVGMKPTYGRVSRYGLVAFASSLDQIGPVTRDVTDCALVLGVIAGHDPLDSTSADVPVPDYRATLWPDIKGLKIGIPREYFGTGIEPEVENVVRRAINKLEELGAVCEETSLPHTEYALPAYYLVAPAEASSNLARYDGVGFGLRVPGRDIVEMYMNTRSQGFGPEVKRRIMLGTYALSSGYYDACYLKALKVRTLILKDFENAFTKYDVLATPTSPTVAFRLGEKAGDPLAMYLSDLCTIPINMAGLPAISLPCGFSQGLPVGLQLIGKAFDEATLLRVAYAFEQATEYHRRRPELGVA
- the gatC gene encoding Asp-tRNA(Asn)/Glu-tRNA(Gln) amidotransferase subunit GatC, which translates into the protein MPITTAEVEHVALLARLKLSPEEKAAYTEQLNAILEYMDKLNALDTTDVEPTAHVLPLRNVFREDVVRPGLPREKALAGAPAASEGQFKVPRVV
- a CDS encoding PIN domain-containing protein; translated protein: MNASIFVDTNVMVYAYDRSEPEKQVKALQILDLLATRKIGAISAQVLAEFFVTVTRKIKEPLTLEQAQKRIQNYLASWTVLDVTPLIIIEAVRGVREYQLSYWDAQIWATARLNQISTVFSEDFATGSILEGISFVNPFAADFELASWL
- a CDS encoding CopG family transcriptional regulator, which translates into the protein MERMIRKQLYLNAEQNFILKQKAKEMGITEAELVRRAITSHISTAKWQKKDVRAWEEEKKFIQQLIKQGPAKGQRTWKREDLYER
- the ligA gene encoding NAD-dependent DNA ligase LigA, encoding MDLAEARQRVEELRRLIEEHNYRYYVLDQPVISDREYDTLMQELIALEETYPELLTPDSPSQRVGGAPREEFNPVRHPEVLLSLNDAFNEGDLLDFDRRVREITGGEVSYLIEPKIDGLTVALTYIDGVFSLGATRGDGQVGEEVTANLRTIPLLPLRLRRPLPYLVVRGEVYMPKAAFARLNAEREEAGEPLFANPRNAAAGSLRQLDPKVTASRNLSLFVYQVISVTGAQVATQAAALDFLAELGLPVNPYRFLARDIQAVLAEIKAWTPERRAALPYEIDGLVIKVNDLALHPVLGATAKAPRWAVAYKFPAEQATTRVEEIILRVGRTGVLTPTAVLTPVRLAGTTVSRATLHNEDYIREKDIRIGDTVVIQKAGDIIPEVVEVLPEYRTGAEEVFTMPEKCPACGAAVVRPPGEAAHRCTGGLACPAQVLEGIIHFASRGAMDIQGLGPAIVAQLLEAGLIRDAADLYYLQKEDLLKLERFGEQSAGNLIAAIAAAKDRPLERLLFGLGIRHVGERAARTLASHFGSLEKLIAASEEELTSLPDIGPRIAESIREFFAEPRNLAVLEKLKKAGVRMEAERAAAPAGPLSGKTFVITGTLPGLTRQEAEELITRAGGKVVSSVSKKTDYLVAGEKPGSKYTRARELGVPVIDVTELKELLKEV
- the pcrA gene encoding DNA helicase PcrA; its protein translation is MFGSVKILADFMALLNKPQQEAVKHRGAPLLVLAGAGSGKTRVLTYRVASLIQEGVAPENILAVTFTNKAAQEMKERLEGLVGNAARRLQVSTFHSACVRILRRDGHLLGYRPNFTIYDTDDQQAVLREVLKELNLDEKKFPPRSVAHVISNAKNSLQTPEQYLSWSATVKEQQQGIIYRRYQERLKAANAMDFDDLIMQTVALWQNNPLILRYYQQRWQHILVDEYQDTNHAQYVLVRLLAGKGENLCVVGDPDQGIYGWRGADIGNILAFEEDFPNARVILLEENYRSTQPILKAANAVIQHNVGRKEKRLWTRRREGELLHLYSANDERDEGNYIAAEIYRRHTQESRPFSDFAVLYRTHAQSRALEEAFLQAGIPYEIVGGLKFYQRKEIKDILAYLRVIANPDDATSLLRIINVPRRGIGETSLARLEAFAASRGLSLYRALQQLENIPGIPAKGRQALQEMITLLDNLRQQQENLTITAMVTAILRETGYQAELEAEKTPEAQARLENLKEFLTVTRNYDQGSEKTELADFLAQVALVAESDTYSGGNAVVFMTMHTAKGLEFPVVFLAGLEEGVFPHFRSLEDPEEMEEERRLCYVGMTRAKEVLYLTHAWTRNLYGSTMSNPPSRFLAEIPPDLIARDGQAGPANPGGGMTGSQQSRHGSETAPRVQYDWQLGDKVQHNSFGLGVVVKISGEGEDTVISVAFPEKGIKHLMVRYAPVRKV
- a CDS encoding DUF438 domain-containing protein, with translation MSELLDAREERQEILKGIIRDLHAGKDLEELKQRFARLIRNVSPGEIAAMESRLIAEGMPEEEIKRLCDVHVALFKESLAEQQVEPTPPGHPVHTFRLENEAIRGVVEALKKLLGEIKAADKEGREVFRQQKEEIKKELTRLAEIDKHYLRKEHQLFPLLERRGVYGPPKVMWQLHDDIRAMLKKVTRAVDEDDLATVINQGNELLTAIGEMINKEESILFPMALEKLTPSDWVEVRRGEEEIGYTLVTPGNVWNPQGEGEQSAGGQKRETGTEELELATGRLTPEQVNLLLTHLPVDVTFVDENDVMRYYSAGKHRIFTRSPAIIGRKVQNCHPPASVHVVEKILAEFRDGTRSEAEFWLTMNGRFIHIRYFAVRDAEGRYRGVVEVTQDVTDIRALEGEKRLLDW